The proteins below come from a single Fibrobacter sp. UWP2 genomic window:
- a CDS encoding T9SS type A sorting domain-containing protein, translating into MKFLNMTLACLGLVVWSQAQVTLGDAAGWLETAYVEWADNGADSYNVYYSGEGKTNVKLDAQLVRKYGSKMRADAVGLKAGTYTLKVVPVKGGSEGTAATTSALTVKAHDRAGFAFSNGRVPGAYNTDGTLKNGAVVLYISESTKNTVTLDVTTNSKGTQTTCKSFQGILNCMKKGYETRPVDFRFVGNVTDSDSLVAGDMVADLGSSETTFLTIEGVGADAVANGWGIRLKNAQNVEIRNMGFMNVDSDEGDNIGLQQNDQYIWVHNNDFFYGHAGSDKDQVKGDGALDCKKSTYVTFSYNHFWDSGKSNLLGLSEGTTEGLYITYHHNWYDHSDSRHPRVRFYSAHVYNNYYDGNSKYGAGSTLGSSVFMENNYFRNCKYPMMTSMQGSDVYAGGTTRDTKNNPTFSSEDGGTIKAFGNYMEGSYTFIPYGASSYKVKGSETTAASQGINTVQDFDAYVVDSRDAKVPSSVKSYAGANVYNNFDTDNSVMYSYKADDAATARDNVVRYAGRVQGGDFKWTFNNDVDDASSDVNQALKDAVVAYKGWSGSAIPVSSSSSSDKSSSSSVPASSSSSVNSSSSETVPVSSSVSGTAIEGDIVHNFTTDGKASDFFTITGNLSKDKGSVTYGGETLTQCLKLESATEISFTLSSAATMTLVLNADFNGAVKVNGEKYTAVGGIVTVELSAGANTITKGDSGNLFLISIKNNGSGSGTPQAIASVKNVQNPVVYSARDAKLVVNAGDVRHVGIVRMDGRKVDAFAVQKGSFGSVYDLSALRPGVYVVRVVTSDGAYLRKILKK; encoded by the coding sequence ATGAAATTCTTGAACATGACTCTCGCTTGCTTGGGATTGGTGGTGTGGTCCCAGGCCCAGGTCACCTTGGGCGATGCCGCCGGCTGGCTCGAAACCGCCTACGTGGAATGGGCCGACAACGGTGCCGACAGCTACAACGTCTACTATTCGGGTGAGGGCAAGACCAATGTCAAGCTCGACGCCCAGCTGGTGCGCAAGTACGGTTCCAAGATGCGTGCCGACGCCGTGGGTCTCAAGGCGGGTACCTACACGTTGAAGGTGGTGCCGGTGAAGGGCGGTTCCGAAGGCACTGCGGCGACCACTTCGGCGCTTACAGTCAAGGCCCACGATCGTGCGGGCTTTGCCTTCAGCAATGGTCGCGTCCCTGGCGCCTACAATACGGATGGTACCCTCAAGAATGGCGCCGTCGTCCTTTACATTTCTGAATCCACAAAAAATACGGTCACGCTCGACGTAACGACGAATTCCAAGGGCACGCAGACAACCTGCAAGAGCTTCCAGGGAATCCTCAACTGCATGAAGAAGGGTTACGAAACACGCCCCGTGGATTTCCGCTTTGTCGGCAACGTTACGGATTCCGACTCGCTTGTGGCGGGCGACATGGTGGCCGACCTGGGTAGCTCCGAGACTACGTTCCTTACTATCGAAGGAGTTGGCGCCGATGCCGTGGCGAACGGCTGGGGAATCCGCCTGAAGAACGCGCAGAACGTGGAAATCCGCAATATGGGCTTCATGAACGTGGATAGCGACGAAGGTGACAACATCGGCCTGCAGCAGAACGACCAATACATTTGGGTGCACAATAACGACTTCTTTTACGGCCATGCTGGCTCCGACAAGGACCAGGTCAAGGGCGACGGCGCACTCGACTGCAAAAAGTCTACCTACGTGACGTTCAGCTACAACCACTTTTGGGATAGCGGCAAGTCGAACCTGCTCGGGCTTTCCGAGGGTACGACCGAAGGGCTCTACATTACCTATCACCACAACTGGTACGACCATTCCGACAGCCGCCACCCGCGCGTCCGCTTTTACAGCGCCCACGTGTACAACAACTATTACGACGGCAACTCCAAGTACGGCGCGGGTTCTACGTTGGGCTCGTCCGTGTTCATGGAAAACAACTACTTCCGCAATTGCAAGTACCCAATGATGACTTCCATGCAGGGTTCCGATGTTTACGCCGGTGGCACTACGCGTGACACCAAGAACAATCCGACTTTCAGCAGTGAAGATGGCGGCACCATCAAGGCGTTTGGCAACTATATGGAAGGCTCCTATACATTCATTCCCTATGGGGCGTCGTCCTATAAGGTCAAGGGGAGCGAGACGACTGCTGCAAGCCAGGGAATCAATACCGTCCAGGATTTTGACGCCTACGTTGTCGATAGTCGCGACGCGAAGGTGCCGTCCAGCGTAAAGTCCTATGCAGGTGCAAACGTATACAACAACTTCGATACGGACAATTCGGTGATGTACAGCTACAAGGCAGATGACGCCGCTACGGCAAGGGACAACGTGGTCCGTTATGCGGGCCGCGTGCAGGGCGGTGATTTCAAGTGGACCTTCAACAACGACGTGGACGACGCTTCTTCCGACGTGAACCAGGCGCTCAAGGACGCGGTCGTTGCGTACAAGGGCTGGAGCGGTTCTGCAATACCCGTTTCGAGTTCGAGCAGCTCTGACAAGTCGAGTTCTTCGTCCGTGCCAGCGTCTTCCAGCAGTTCCGTGAATTCGTCCTCATCAGAAACCGTACCTGTTTCCTCGAGCGTGTCGGGCACCGCCATTGAGGGCGACATCGTGCACAACTTTACCACCGACGGCAAGGCCAGCGACTTCTTTACCATCACGGGCAACCTCTCCAAGGACAAGGGGAGCGTCACCTACGGTGGCGAGACGCTCACGCAGTGCCTTAAGCTGGAGTCGGCGACCGAGATTTCGTTTACGCTCTCCAGCGCGGCGACCATGACCTTGGTCCTTAATGCCGATTTCAATGGCGCGGTCAAGGTGAACGGTGAAAAGTATACGGCAGTGGGCGGCATTGTGACGGTTGAACTTTCCGCCGGTGCCAACACCATTACCAAGGGCGACTCGGGCAATCTCTTCCTCATCAGCATCAAGAATAACGGCTCGGGTTCGGGAACGCCGCAGGCAATCGCCTCGGTGAAAAACGTCCAGAATCCGGTGGTTTACAGCGCCCGCGATGCCAAACTGGTCGTAAATGCCGGTGATGTGCGTCACGTGGGGATTGTGCGCATGGACGGCCGCAAGGTGGATGCTTTTGCCGTGCAAAAGGGGTCGTTTGGCTCCGTTTACGACCTCAGTGCTCTCCGTCCGGGCGTGTACGTGGTGCGGGTGGTGACTAGCGACGGCGCCTATTTGCGTAAAATTTTGAAAAAATAA
- a CDS encoding CIA30 family protein, with protein MKKIFVAILLAVVSTMAVSPTRVGPVSTYGKLKANGGKLVGSCPTYANQAVQVKGMSLFWSSAADSALAYYTPQAMKLMVQDMGIEVLRFAMGVADEKFDSHGRSYTTGGANDQKAMLKKMVYAAVENDIYLIIDWHIESSTGFTNEAKEFFEWAASEFGKTNNVIFEVWNEPTGDMNTVAQHANTLIPIIRKYSENLILVGSPGWSSQPAACAEAGINDNNYACSLHFYAATHQVGNGGYNSSAESAMAKGVPVFASEWGTVSADGKGDPNQGASDAWNSWMNQNKVSWTNWSASAISETSAAFTNIAMNGGLKYTASGNIVKGYLAGSHNYKDCGLENSIGSSSADNGFSEGVANGATTNIIDDMEDGDHYAYTSGWWSAFTDANESGKDGIGKSSVTNGKWTDDFGKEVYDVLMKTSEHPNASGNTSKYVVGLEGIDVDQGNYKWDPYITISVNLAKDTSDYSAFKSCKTISYKYKGAEHHFRVQTSTITDYNYHYSDAEASDEWKTIELTMDMFKQNTTWANTTIVGLGTILDKTNRLAWEVKCAAGLPKSACQPAYNYLYIDDVRCDGLSIKAVSGNSDTPTSSSSVGGNSSSSVGGKSSSSVGGNTSSSSVTPTSSSVVTPIVLTATLDIDDVEDGDEVLKTTGTWYAYNDSEPGGKSSITNTYDPALPGYVVVFPGTADATNGSQGFVGLTGIVWNQAEYAEAPFVALGLNTMADTSKGLDMSACEAISYRYKGAAHQFKIQDGQVTDYAYHYFLNDDAADWTTVVMTWDKIEQPPWTDDPKDLNKAAIKKMSWEVVGYKGYPEIQPNYNFLYVDDLKCVNKPAAIKAARVAQSGIKLGVQGAKLNIALNKTGLVKVQIFDLMGHVVESHSENMTAGMHQVSLENLTKGNYVVRVMNGSDAKTARISLK; from the coding sequence ATGAAAAAAATATTCGTCGCAATATTGCTTGCTGTCGTGTCCACCATGGCAGTATCTCCAACGAGAGTTGGACCCGTAAGTACTTACGGTAAACTCAAAGCTAACGGTGGCAAGCTTGTCGGTTCTTGCCCGACATACGCAAACCAGGCAGTACAGGTCAAGGGCATGAGCCTTTTCTGGAGTTCCGCTGCCGATAGCGCTCTTGCATACTACACACCGCAAGCTATGAAACTCATGGTTCAGGACATGGGCATTGAAGTGCTCCGTTTTGCCATGGGCGTCGCCGACGAAAAGTTTGATAGCCATGGCCGTTCTTACACGACCGGTGGTGCCAACGACCAGAAGGCCATGCTCAAGAAGATGGTCTACGCTGCCGTCGAAAACGACATCTACCTCATCATTGACTGGCACATCGAAAGCTCTACGGGCTTTACCAACGAAGCCAAGGAATTCTTTGAATGGGCTGCCAGCGAATTTGGCAAGACCAACAACGTGATCTTTGAAGTGTGGAACGAACCGACCGGCGATATGAATACCGTCGCTCAGCATGCTAACACGCTTATCCCAATCATTCGTAAGTACTCCGAGAACCTGATTCTCGTGGGTAGCCCCGGATGGTCCAGCCAGCCGGCAGCTTGTGCCGAAGCCGGCATTAACGACAATAACTATGCTTGCTCCCTCCACTTCTATGCGGCAACGCACCAGGTTGGCAATGGCGGCTATAACTCGTCTGCTGAATCGGCTATGGCCAAGGGTGTTCCTGTGTTCGCCTCTGAATGGGGAACGGTTTCTGCCGACGGTAAGGGTGATCCGAACCAGGGTGCTAGCGATGCATGGAACAGCTGGATGAACCAGAACAAGGTCTCTTGGACCAACTGGTCTGCATCTGCCATTAGCGAAACATCCGCTGCATTTACGAATATCGCCATGAACGGTGGTCTAAAGTATACCGCTTCCGGAAACATCGTCAAGGGCTATTTGGCTGGCTCTCACAACTATAAGGATTGCGGCCTCGAAAACAGCATCGGTTCCTCCTCTGCCGATAACGGTTTCTCTGAAGGCGTTGCCAATGGCGCAACGACGAACATTATTGACGACATGGAAGACGGTGACCATTACGCATATACCTCTGGTTGGTGGTCCGCCTTTACCGATGCCAACGAAAGCGGTAAGGATGGTATTGGCAAGTCCTCCGTTACTAACGGAAAGTGGACCGATGACTTCGGTAAGGAAGTTTACGACGTCTTGATGAAGACTAGTGAACATCCCAATGCCTCCGGCAATACTTCCAAGTATGTTGTTGGCCTCGAAGGCATTGATGTCGACCAGGGCAACTACAAGTGGGATCCCTATATCACTATCAGCGTGAACCTGGCCAAGGATACTTCTGACTACAGTGCTTTCAAGAGCTGCAAGACCATCAGCTACAAGTACAAGGGTGCAGAACACCACTTCCGTGTTCAGACGTCCACGATTACCGACTATAACTACCATTATTCCGATGCCGAAGCTTCTGACGAATGGAAGACGATTGAACTCACCATGGACATGTTCAAGCAGAACACGACCTGGGCCAATACGACCATTGTTGGTTTGGGCACAATCCTCGACAAGACGAACCGCTTGGCATGGGAAGTGAAGTGCGCTGCCGGTTTGCCGAAGTCTGCTTGCCAGCCTGCTTACAACTATCTCTATATTGATGACGTTCGTTGCGATGGACTTTCCATCAAGGCTGTTTCTGGCAACTCCGATACTCCGACTTCCAGCAGCTCCGTGGGCGGCAACTCCTCCAGCTCTGTGGGTGGCAAGTCTTCCAGCTCTGTTGGTGGCAATACCTCCAGCTCTTCTGTGACTCCGACTTCGTCCTCTGTGGTTACGCCGATAGTCTTGACTGCCACTCTCGATATCGATGACGTGGAAGATGGTGATGAAGTCCTCAAGACCACTGGAACCTGGTATGCCTATAACGACAGCGAACCGGGTGGCAAGTCCTCTATCACCAATACCTACGATCCGGCTCTCCCCGGTTACGTGGTTGTGTTCCCGGGTACTGCCGACGCGACGAACGGCTCCCAGGGCTTTGTCGGCTTGACCGGCATCGTTTGGAACCAGGCCGAATACGCCGAAGCCCCGTTTGTGGCCCTTGGCCTCAACACCATGGCTGACACCTCTAAGGGTCTTGACATGAGCGCTTGCGAAGCGATCTCTTACCGCTACAAGGGCGCCGCCCACCAGTTCAAGATTCAGGATGGTCAGGTGACTGACTATGCCTACCACTACTTCTTGAACGACGATGCCGCTGATTGGACGACGGTGGTGATGACTTGGGACAAGATTGAGCAGCCGCCTTGGACTGACGATCCGAAGGATCTGAACAAGGCTGCAATCAAGAAGATGTCTTGGGAAGTCGTTGGCTACAAGGGTTATCCCGAAATTCAGCCGAATTACAACTTCCTCTATGTGGATGACCTCAAGTGCGTCAACAAGCCGGCTGCTATCAAGGCTGCCCGTGTTGCCCAGAGCGGCATCAAGCTCGGTGTCCAGGGCGCAAAGCTGAACATCGCCCTCAACAAAACTGGCCTTGTGAAGGTGCAGATCTTCGACTTGATGGGTCACGTGGTCGAATCTCATTCCGAGAACATGACCGCCGGCATGCACCAGGTTTCCTTGGAGAACTTGACCAAGGGTAACTATGTGGTCCGCGTCATGAACGGCAGCGATGCCAAGACCGCCCGCATCTCTCTGAAGTAA
- the tgt gene encoding tRNA guanosine(34) transglycosylase Tgt — translation MNRFELLKTSTKSKARLGILHTDHGDIQTPIFMPVGTEATVKGLTPQQIHDVHAQIILANTYHLYLRPGTPLIAKAGGVHKFMGWDGPVLTDSGGFQVWSLKELRKIKPEGVEFRSHLDGSKHFFSPASVMNAQREIGADIIMAFDECTPFPSTAKEAEHSLNFTLKWTREAMEWLAEHPPIHGYDQQFFGIIQGGMHKNLRKEAIERIAEAGPGGTGPDGYALGGLSVGEPTETMYEIADYCTDYMPKDHARYVMGVGTPWNLLELISRGVDMCDCVMPSRNARNGMLFTSEGVLRYKAARHAEELDKPVDPNCDCYCCKNFSRAYLRHLHHAGEMLAMTLATIHNLHFYLHLMDEARKHIADDTFEEWSKVQCEILQRDLQ, via the coding sequence ATGAACCGTTTCGAACTTTTAAAGACCTCCACAAAGTCCAAGGCGCGCCTCGGCATTTTGCACACGGACCACGGCGACATCCAGACGCCCATCTTTATGCCCGTGGGCACGGAAGCGACCGTCAAGGGGCTCACCCCGCAGCAGATCCACGACGTGCACGCGCAAATCATTTTGGCAAACACGTACCACCTGTACCTGCGTCCGGGAACGCCCTTGATCGCCAAGGCGGGCGGCGTCCACAAGTTCATGGGGTGGGACGGCCCGGTACTTACCGACAGTGGCGGATTCCAGGTGTGGAGCCTCAAGGAACTGCGAAAGATCAAGCCCGAGGGCGTGGAATTCCGCAGCCACCTGGACGGATCCAAGCACTTTTTTAGCCCCGCAAGCGTGATGAACGCCCAGCGAGAAATCGGCGCCGACATCATCATGGCGTTCGACGAATGCACTCCATTCCCGAGTACCGCAAAGGAAGCGGAACACAGCCTGAACTTTACGCTCAAGTGGACCCGCGAAGCCATGGAATGGCTTGCCGAGCACCCGCCTATTCACGGGTACGACCAGCAGTTCTTTGGCATTATCCAGGGCGGGATGCACAAGAACCTGCGCAAGGAAGCCATCGAGCGCATTGCAGAAGCGGGTCCCGGCGGCACAGGCCCCGACGGCTACGCACTCGGCGGGCTCTCGGTAGGCGAGCCCACCGAGACCATGTACGAGATTGCAGACTACTGCACCGACTACATGCCCAAGGACCACGCCCGCTACGTGATGGGTGTGGGCACCCCGTGGAATTTGCTGGAACTCATTAGTCGCGGCGTGGACATGTGCGACTGCGTGATGCCGAGCCGCAACGCCCGCAACGGCATGCTCTTCACAAGCGAAGGCGTGCTCCGCTACAAGGCGGCCCGTCATGCCGAGGAGCTCGACAAGCCCGTTGACCCGAACTGCGACTGCTACTGCTGCAAGAACTTTAGCCGTGCCTACCTGCGCCACCTACACCACGCGGGCGAAATGCTCGCGATGACGCTCGCCACCATCCACAACCTGCACTTCTATTTGCATTTGATGGACGAGGCGCGCAAGCACATTGCCGACGACACCTTCGAGGAATGGTCGAAGGTGCAGTGCGAAATACTGCAGCGGGACCTGCAATAA
- the murD gene encoding UDP-N-acetylmuramoyl-L-alanine--D-glutamate ligase codes for MQNTLVAPVGVLGFGVEGQSTFKYLVREGIKEIVVMDKNPVTLPDVPAGVNVTTFSGEGYLDGLKDCVTVVRSAGVYPMSQELFKFQMNGGLMTSQIQLFLEQTKSVATVGVTGTLGKGSTVSMISHILDKCGKNNAIGGNFGVPALDLLEDETPDRISILELSSFQLMTLSVSPDVGVVLRVSTEHLDWHKSVEEYRDAKANLVRWQKRSGTCVYLKDADPTAKIASESPAGKKLSVSYANGDAIIEGPTLAIGGETLDLSSCKVRGLYQLENMAAATLACTALGVSVHDAFESLQSYETLPFRMEFKGEKNGIEFYNDSYATRPDATIAATASMKRPFALILGGSEKNADFTELSNLLVKERPNLKRIALIGATAERMLESLAQAGLDKTLVPATIFPNLEEAFADSLKIGKGGSVIMSPACASFGLFKNYKVRGQVFDKLVENV; via the coding sequence ATGCAGAATACTTTAGTCGCACCGGTTGGAGTTTTGGGCTTTGGCGTCGAAGGCCAAAGCACGTTCAAGTACCTAGTCCGTGAAGGCATCAAGGAAATTGTCGTGATGGACAAGAACCCGGTGACACTCCCAGATGTCCCTGCGGGCGTGAACGTGACGACGTTCAGCGGCGAAGGCTACCTGGACGGGCTCAAGGACTGCGTCACGGTGGTGCGCTCGGCAGGGGTCTACCCAATGAGCCAAGAGCTTTTCAAGTTCCAGATGAACGGCGGGCTCATGACGAGCCAGATTCAGTTGTTTTTAGAACAAACTAAATCGGTCGCGACCGTGGGCGTCACGGGCACCCTCGGCAAGGGGAGCACCGTGAGCATGATTAGCCACATTTTGGACAAGTGTGGCAAAAATAACGCGATTGGCGGGAACTTTGGCGTGCCGGCGCTCGACCTGCTCGAGGACGAGACCCCGGACCGCATTAGCATTCTGGAGCTTTCGAGTTTTCAGTTGATGACGCTCTCGGTTTCGCCCGACGTGGGCGTGGTGCTGCGAGTTTCGACCGAGCATTTGGACTGGCACAAGAGCGTGGAGGAATACCGTGACGCCAAGGCGAACCTGGTACGCTGGCAAAAACGAAGCGGCACCTGCGTGTACCTGAAAGACGCCGACCCGACGGCAAAAATCGCAAGCGAATCGCCCGCAGGTAAAAAGCTCTCGGTAAGCTACGCAAACGGCGACGCCATAATCGAGGGACCGACCCTCGCCATCGGCGGCGAGACCCTGGACCTTTCCTCCTGCAAGGTGCGCGGGCTCTACCAGCTCGAGAACATGGCCGCAGCGACGCTTGCCTGCACCGCACTGGGCGTGAGCGTCCATGACGCCTTCGAGTCACTCCAGAGCTACGAGACGCTTCCCTTCCGCATGGAATTCAAGGGAGAAAAAAACGGCATCGAGTTCTACAACGACAGCTACGCCACCCGACCCGACGCGACCATCGCCGCGACCGCGAGCATGAAGCGCCCCTTCGCCCTCATTTTGGGCGGTTCCGAAAAGAACGCCGACTTCACCGAGCTCTCGAACCTGCTGGTGAAGGAACGCCCGAACCTGAAGCGCATCGCCCTGATTGGCGCCACCGCCGAGCGCATGCTCGAGTCACTCGCACAGGCCGGGCTCGACAAGACGCTTGTACCGGCAACCATCTTCCCCAACCTGGAGGAGGCATTTGCCGACAGCCTCAAAATCGGGAAAGGCGGCTCCGTGATCATGAGCCCCGCCTGCGCCAGTTTTGGCCTCTTTAAGAACTACAAGGTCCGCGGGCAGGTGTTCGACAAGCTGGTGGAAAATGTGTAG
- a CDS encoding long-chain fatty acid--CoA ligase, with translation MEPLQFTSLAALFFANCARDDFGGWYKRANGEWRYFSKEELRDTAISLAVAFNNRGLKTGQSVGIIAPSSPEWFIADIATQINHARVVPLFPNISSENFTFQCDDSDVQVLLVDAIDELDVPLRVLLNRFKLIICIDRECSLPPNGIYWDDLLEEGKEAGKHKKYFDWVDDQIQTIHPDDLFSIIYTSGSTGRPKGVELSHRNMLVQIQNILPFFHLNRKVDKSLTILPVAHVFERMAVYFYILTGIPVYFADDPKNTAELLKEIHPTVMIVVPRILERLYESMTAAGDTAHGPKRWLVKNAIKVAKINDPTKRATVMARLYDRLVYRKMREALGGNFRFIVSGSCALNKSILRFLLNIGLPIYEGYGMTECSPVVSANSKLDCKPGTIGKPLAHLDVKIGENNEILVKGDSVFNGYHNMPEVNTQLFTEDGFYKTGDQGFFDEDGYLNFTGRIKELLKTSTGKYVSPNPIELEISRHPVVEQALVIANDRKFVSAIIWLNPEGARRLLKFSKEEFSTEKAMESGRVREAINRHIARINKKLNHWEQIRKWTLIGDELTVESGLLTPTLKIRRTVAEARYAEEIEKMYEA, from the coding sequence ATGGAACCGCTTCAGTTCACATCGCTTGCAGCCCTGTTTTTTGCCAACTGCGCCCGGGACGATTTCGGGGGTTGGTACAAGCGCGCGAACGGCGAGTGGAGGTATTTCTCTAAAGAGGAGCTGCGCGACACGGCAATCAGCCTCGCCGTAGCCTTCAACAACCGCGGTCTCAAAACCGGGCAAAGCGTGGGGATTATCGCCCCGAGTTCGCCCGAGTGGTTCATCGCCGACATCGCGACGCAAATCAACCACGCCCGCGTAGTGCCGCTGTTCCCGAACATCTCGTCCGAGAATTTCACCTTCCAGTGCGACGACTCCGACGTGCAGGTGCTGCTCGTGGACGCCATCGACGAACTGGATGTGCCCCTCCGCGTGCTCCTCAACCGCTTCAAGCTCATCATTTGCATCGATAGGGAATGCAGCCTCCCGCCCAACGGAATTTACTGGGACGACCTGCTGGAAGAAGGCAAGGAAGCGGGCAAGCACAAAAAGTACTTTGACTGGGTCGACGACCAAATCCAGACCATCCACCCCGACGACCTCTTCAGTATCATCTACACGAGCGGTTCCACCGGGCGTCCCAAGGGCGTGGAACTGAGCCACCGCAACATGCTGGTCCAGATCCAGAATATTTTGCCGTTCTTCCACTTGAACCGCAAGGTCGACAAGAGCCTCACCATTTTGCCGGTCGCGCATGTGTTCGAACGCATGGCAGTGTACTTCTACATTTTGACGGGAATCCCCGTGTACTTTGCCGACGATCCCAAGAACACTGCCGAATTACTCAAGGAAATCCACCCCACCGTGATGATTGTGGTGCCCCGCATTTTGGAGCGCCTGTACGAGAGCATGACCGCCGCCGGCGACACCGCCCACGGTCCCAAGCGCTGGCTCGTGAAAAACGCCATCAAGGTCGCCAAGATCAACGACCCCACCAAGCGCGCAACTGTCATGGCCCGCCTTTACGACCGTCTCGTGTACCGCAAGATGCGCGAAGCCCTCGGCGGGAACTTCAGGTTCATTGTGAGCGGCAGTTGCGCCCTGAACAAATCCATTCTAAGGTTCCTGCTGAACATCGGGCTCCCCATTTACGAAGGTTACGGCATGACCGAGTGCAGCCCCGTGGTCTCCGCCAACAGCAAGCTCGATTGCAAGCCGGGGACCATAGGCAAGCCCCTCGCCCACCTTGACGTGAAAATCGGCGAGAACAACGAAATTTTGGTGAAGGGCGACAGCGTCTTCAACGGCTACCACAACATGCCCGAGGTGAACACGCAACTCTTTACCGAGGACGGCTTCTACAAGACAGGCGACCAGGGTTTCTTTGACGAAGACGGCTACCTGAACTTTACCGGCCGCATCAAGGAACTATTGAAGACGAGCACCGGCAAGTACGTGAGTCCGAACCCCATCGAACTCGAAATCAGCCGCCACCCCGTGGTGGAACAGGCGCTGGTCATCGCGAACGACCGCAAGTTTGTCTCGGCGATCATTTGGCTGAACCCCGAAGGCGCGCGCCGCCTGCTCAAGTTCTCCAAGGAAGAATTCAGCACCGAGAAGGCCATGGAATCGGGACGCGTCCGCGAGGCCATCAACAGGCATATCGCACGCATCAACAAAAAGCTGAACCACTGGGAACAAATCCGCAAGTGGACTCTCATCGGCGACGAACTTACCGTCGAATCAGGACTCCTGACGCCCACATTAAAAATTCGGCGCACCGTCGCCGAAGCGCGGTACGCCGAAGAAATTGAGAAGATGTACGAGGCTTAA
- a CDS encoding phosphoglycerate dehydrogenase codes for MATIKTMNNISKKGLSLFGSFYQVSDSVENPDAILVRSAQVDTDNFDGLLAVARAGAGVNNITIDKASAKGICVFNTPGANANAVAELVMTVLGMAVRNVDKAAAWVKNLDTTDPDLAKTVESGKKKFAGMELAGKTLGVIGLGKIGVLVANYARWKNMRVIAYEPYPNAANMHELSNKVEIADLDTVIAKSDFLTVHVPFIKGVTENLLNRKNLAGFKGSYIMNFARGGIVEMAPVNEMLASGSLQGYLCDFPDADLIKNDKVTCFPHLGASTEEAEENCAVMAVEELKDYIEFGCVRNSVNFPALVDHPHAGVKSRVVVINQDVPNMISEITKVFGAEGINIASFSNKSNGKIGYNLVDVESKVDDSIIEKLSKLDKVIKVRVIHF; via the coding sequence ATGGCAACTATTAAGACGATGAACAACATTTCCAAGAAAGGCTTGAGCCTGTTTGGCTCGTTCTACCAGGTTTCCGACTCCGTCGAGAATCCGGATGCCATCTTGGTGCGTTCCGCCCAGGTTGATACCGACAACTTTGACGGCCTGCTGGCTGTCGCCCGCGCCGGCGCTGGCGTGAACAACATCACCATCGACAAGGCCTCTGCGAAGGGCATCTGCGTGTTCAACACCCCGGGTGCAAACGCCAACGCCGTTGCCGAGCTCGTGATGACCGTGCTCGGCATGGCCGTCCGTAACGTGGACAAGGCCGCCGCATGGGTCAAGAACCTCGACACCACCGACCCGGATTTAGCGAAGACCGTCGAAAGCGGCAAGAAGAAGTTCGCCGGCATGGAACTCGCAGGCAAGACTCTCGGCGTGATTGGCCTTGGCAAGATTGGCGTGCTCGTCGCTAACTATGCCCGTTGGAAGAACATGCGCGTCATCGCTTACGAACCGTATCCGAACGCCGCCAACATGCACGAACTTTCCAACAAGGTCGAAATTGCCGACCTCGACACCGTGATTGCGAAGTCTGACTTCCTCACCGTGCACGTTCCGTTCATCAAGGGCGTGACCGAGAACTTGCTCAACCGCAAGAATCTCGCCGGCTTCAAGGGCAGCTACATCATGAACTTCGCCCGCGGTGGCATTGTGGAAATGGCTCCGGTCAACGAAATGCTCGCTTCCGGTTCCCTCCAGGGCTACCTCTGCGACTTCCCGGATGCCGACCTCATCAAGAACGACAAGGTGACTTGCTTCCCGCACCTCGGCGCTTCTACCGAAGAAGCCGAAGAAAACTGCGCCGTGATGGCTGTCGAAGAACTGAAGGACTACATCGAATTCGGTTGCGTCCGCAATTCCGTGAACTTCCCGGCCCTCGTCGATCACCCGCACGCTGGCGTCAAGAGCCGCGTTGTGGTCATCAACCAGGACGTCCCGAACATGATTTCCGAAATCACGAAGGTGTTCGGCGCCGAAGGCATCAACATCGCCAGCTTCTCTAACAAGAGCAACGGCAAGATCGGCTACAACCTCGTTGACGTCGAAAGCAAGGTCGATGACTCCATCATCGAGAAGCTCTCCAAGCTCGACAAGGTCATCAAGGTTAGAGTTATCCATTTCTAA